Proteins encoded by one window of Mangifera indica cultivar Alphonso unplaced genomic scaffold, CATAS_Mindica_2.1 Un_0028, whole genome shotgun sequence:
- the LOC123206212 gene encoding PLASTID TRANSCRIPTIONALLY ACTIVE protein 6, chloroplastic-like — MTTTTLLFPPFVACKPLSFTTTNTTTTAAFFPSSIHFPSISFPFPKPFKSPFVVRADEVDADGGGPDDYDMDEEEVEELDNKKDYDVEYDPLAASASAAGDDDDIAMVDSKSFVYTQGWDSEMVVDYRIDEDEFHKISLMECDFFIRKPPDPDNDVYDFREMYVTPPDTDIYAIPKVLAPMPQKYIRCAKSDYGCYNVTEPPIDAPRDPMYKSEREIHKVFLTKHFRNRRLGDPEFVLDFEEIYVIDSKTKSITRAKVLVTVPRSRDRKTDLLVIRDNGTSFKIIHSRERDDPTTVIEKEEWAKSRQDMERHLRKLRDFSISNWF, encoded by the exons ATGACCACTACAACTCTCCTTTTTCCACCGTTTGTCGCTTGCAAACCTCTTTCTTTCACCACCACCAACACCACAACAACCGCAGCCTTCTTTCCTTCTTCCATACATTTCCCCTCCATCTCTTTTCCTTTCCCTAAACCCTTCAAAAGCCCCTTTGTTGTACGCGCCGACGAAGTTGACGCTGATGGCGGCGGTCCCGACGACTACGACATGGACGAGGAAGAGGTGGAGGAGCTGGATAACAAGAAAGACTACGACGTGGAGTACGACCCGCTAGCTGCTTCTGCTAGTGCCGCCGGAGACGACGACGACATTGCGATGGTGGATAGCAAGAGTTTTGTGTATACGCAAGGCTGGGACTCCGAGATGGTGGTGGATTATAGAATTGACGAGGACGAGTTTCATAAAATCAGTCTGATGGAATGCGATTTCTTTATTAGGAAACCTCCGGATCCTGATAACGACGTCTACGATTTCAGAGAG ATGTATGTTACTCCCCCGGATACTGATATTTATGCGATACCGAAGGTTCTTGCTCCAATGCCGCAAAAG TACATTCGCTGTGCAAAGAGTGATTATGGTTGCTACAATGTCACAGAACCACCCATTGACGCACCTCGAGATCCAATGTACAAATCTGAGAGGGAGATTCATAAG GTATTCTTGACAAAGCACTTCAGAAACAGGAGGTTGGGTGATCCAGAGTTTGTGCTAGATTTTGAGGAGATTTATGTTATTGATTCTAAAACAAAGTCGATTACCAGAGCTAAAGTTTTG GTCACAGTTCCAAGAAGCAGAGATAGAAAGACTGACTTACTTGTAATACGGGATAATGGGACCtccttcaaaattattcattca AGGGAAAGAGATGATCCCACCACTGTAATAGAGAAAGAAGAGTGGGCCAAGAGCAGGCAAGACATGGAGAGACATCTGAGAAAGCTTCGGGATTTCAGCATTTCAAATTGGTTCTGA